One Thermoanaerobacter pseudethanolicus ATCC 33223 genomic window, TTCGACTTCTCCTAATGCTTTTAACCTTTCAATATGTTCAGGAAAGTGCTTGCCAAAACTGCTGGAATTTACAATGGCAATTTTAACACCCATTTTTATGCCTCCCAAATTTAATTTACTAATGAATTACGTATTGTCTGTCATATTAAATTTTATGATGGTTCCTTAAGTCCTGATAAGGCTAAACCTGCTGCTGAATCAATGCCCTTTCATGTAAACTAAACTTGATTTACCAGCCTTACAAACTCAATAGCTTTTTCGGTTATTTTGTCAAACATGCCTTTTGCAATAAGTTCTTTATCTACTAATGCTCCGCCTAAGGATACGCCTGTTGCACCTGCTAAAATAAAATCTTTAATATTATTTTTATTAATTCCTCCCGTCACAAAAATGGGTATATGTTTGAGTGGCCCTAAAATTTCTTTTAAATATTGAGGTCCAAAAACTCCTGCAGGAAAAACTTTAATAAAATCCGCTCCTGCTTCATAACCTGTTAAAATTTCTGTCGGAGTAGTAGCACCAGGAATAACAGGTATACCATACCTATTACATAATTTTATTACATCAAGTCTCATAACCGGTGTAAATATAAATTTTGCACCTGCTATAATAGCAGCCCTCGCAGTTTCCGCATCTAATACTGTTCCAGCACCAACAAAATATTTATTTGCTTTACTTAATTCTTTGATTACATCTATAGCACCGGGCGCTTCAACAGTTATTTCTAATGCTTCAATACCACCTTTTTTTAAGGCATCAGCTAAAGAAAACATTGTGTTTATATCACTATTTCTAATTACAGCTGTAATTTTAAGTTGTTTAAGTTTTTCAATTATTTGTTGTTTTTCCATCTTCCTACCTCCTATTTTTTAAAATTATTTTATTTCTGCCTTTTATAAAGATATTTTGGTTCCATGCCTTCTAATACGCTGATAAGTCCTTCCACTGCCATAATTCCCATCCTATCTGTCGCATCTTTGGTAGATGCTCCACAATGAGGTGTTAAAATTATATTGTCTAATTTCAATAATTTACTATCTATCGGTGGTTCTATTTCAAAAACATCTAATGCCGCTCCTGCAATTTTTTTATTTTTTAACGCGTTATATAGAGCATTCTCGTTTATAATTCCACCACGCGAAGTATTAATTATATAAGCTGTATCTTTCATAATTTCTAATTCTTCCTCATCTATAAAATGATAGGTTTCTTCTGTCAATGGTAAATGTAATGTTATAAAATCAGACTCTTCTAATAATGCTTTTTTATCAACGTATTTCATGCCTATGCTATTTGCAAACTCATAATTAGGGTACTTGTCATATGCTAATATTTTCATATCAAAACCCGTAGCTCTTTTGGCAACACATCTACCAATGGCTCCCGTCCCAATAATTCCAATTGTTTTCTTATAAATTTCGTTACCAATTATTTTTTCCCATCGGTTGTTTCTAACTATATTATCTAACTTTATGATTTCTCTGCTTAAACCCAACATTAGAGCAAAAACTAAATCTGCTACAGATTCTTTATTTGCATCAGGCGTATAAGTAATCTTTATCCCCATTCTTTCTGCTTCATCAACATCTATATTATCTA contains:
- a CDS encoding bifunctional 4-hydroxy-2-oxoglutarate aldolase/2-dehydro-3-deoxy-phosphogluconate aldolase, which produces MEKQQIIEKLKQLKITAVIRNSDINTMFSLADALKKGGIEALEITVEAPGAIDVIKELSKANKYFVGAGTVLDAETARAAIIAGAKFIFTPVMRLDVIKLCNRYGIPVIPGATTPTEILTGYEAGADFIKVFPAGVFGPQYLKEILGPLKHIPIFVTGGINKNNIKDFILAGATGVSLGGALVDKELIAKGMFDKITEKAIEFVRLVNQV
- a CDS encoding phosphoglycerate dehydrogenase — encoded protein: MRKKILITPRSFGKSSNLPFEMLKKYDYEIIKNESGQPYEESQLIDLIKDVDGIIVGLDKITSNVLRNAKKLKVITKYGVGVDNIDVDEAERMGIKITYTPDANKESVADLVFALMLGLSREIIKLDNIVRNNRWEKIIGNEIYKKTIGIIGTGAIGRCVAKRATGFDMKILAYDKYPNYEFANSIGMKYVDKKALLEESDFITLHLPLTEETYHFIDEEELEIMKDTAYIINTSRGGIINENALYNALKNKKIAGAALDVFEIEPPIDSKLLKLDNIILTPHCGASTKDATDRMGIMAVEGLISVLEGMEPKYLYKRQK